One Hemibagrus wyckioides isolate EC202008001 linkage group LG07, SWU_Hwy_1.0, whole genome shotgun sequence DNA segment encodes these proteins:
- the blvra gene encoding biliverdin reductase A translates to MHGCVVVGVGMAGQARIRDLLTPLASSAAEIFTLKGLVSRRTLENVQGVQQISLDEALSRSDVQVAFLCTENASHEEYIRRFLEAGKHVCVEYPMVLSYNVATDLMDQAKQKGLVLHEEHIELLTPSFKQLKKDVAGKQLEEGSLHFTGGPLRSGSGFLAFSGIARLTWLVDLFGELSVKAATMEEEPEKKRLQMTVQLLTQEQKPLTWIEEHAEGLSRGRSIHLRFSTCTMTELPVGVQEPVGLFMQDMVLFGSKLQGSMPPEQLQSETRRILHCLKLAEEIRKLCQDTTG, encoded by the exons ATGCATGGTTGCGTGGTGGTCGGCGTTGGCATGGCGGGTCAGGCCAGGATCCGAGACCTTCTCACGCCTCTGGCCTCCAGCGCTGCGGAAATCTTCACCCTTAAGGGCTTGGTGTCTAG GAGGACGCTGGAGAATGTGCAGGGAGTCCAACAGATCTCTCTGGACGAGGCGCTGAGCCGCAGCGACGTTCAGGTGGCCTTCTTGTGCACGGAAAACGCCAGCCATGAAGAGTACATCAG GAGGTTTCTCGAAGCAGGGAAACACGTGTGTGTGGAGTATCCCATGGTGCTCAGCTACAACGTTGCCACTGACCTCATGGACCAGGCGAAACAGAAGG GTTTGGTCCTGCACGAGGAACACATCGAGCTCCTCACTCCCTCCTTcaagcagctgaagaaagatgTAGCCGGAAAGCAGCTGGAAGAAGGAAGCCTGCATTTCACAG GAGGTCCACTCAGGAGTGGGTCAGGGTTTCTGGCGTTCAGCGGCATCGCACGCCTCACCTGGCTGGTGGATCTTTTCGGAGAGCTCAGCGTTAAAGCAGCAACGATGGAGGAGGAGCCGGAGAAGAAGCGCTTGCAGATGACGGTCCAACTGCTAACCCAGGAGCAAAA ACCCCTGACCTGGATAGAGGAGCACGCTGAAGGCCTGAGCCGCGGCAGAAGCATCCACCTGCGCTTCAGCACCTGCACCATGACTGAGCTGCCGGTCGGCGTCCAGGAGCCCGTGGGATTGTTCATGCAGGACATGGTGCTGTTCGGGAGCAAGCTGCAGGGCTCCATGCCACCAGAACAACTCCAATCCGAGACCAGGAGAATCCTTCACTGCCTCAAGCTGGCTGAGGAGATCCGGAAACTCTGCCAGGACACGACGGGCTGA